CGGGACGGCTGCCGACCTCGCGCTGCTCGACTCGGGGGCCGACTGGTTCCTCCTCGTCAACCCCGACACGATCTTCACCCCCGGTGCGATCACCGAGCTCGTCGAGGCGGCGGGGCGATGGCCGGAGGGCGGCGTCTTCGGCCCTCGGCTCGCGAACATGGACGGCTCGATCTACCCCTCCGCGCGCGAGCTGCCCTCCGTCTCCACCGGCATCGGCCACGCACTCTTCACGACCTTCTGGAAGAGCAACCCGTGGACGGCGAAGTACCACGGACTCACCGACCGTGAGCACACGTGCGGCTGGCTGTCCGGAGCCTGCCTGCTCATGAGGCCGGAGGCGTTCCGCGAGGTGGGCGGGTTCGACCCCGGGTATTTCATGTTCTTCGAGGACGTCGACCTCGGACGCCGCATGGCGGAGGCGGGATGGCAGTCCGTCTACATTCCCACCGCGACCGTCATCCACGACCAGGGCATGTCGTGGCGCGACAGGCCAGCGGCGATGATCCGCGCCCACCATGAGTCCGCGATGCGCTACATCAGCCACGCATACCCGGGGACGATGATCGCCCCGCTGCGCGGGGCGATCATCACGGGATTGAAGCTGCGGTCACGCTGGATGACCCGCTAGCCTACTGACCGGTCTTGGCGTACTTCGCCTCGACCTCGGCCTTCTGGGGCCGCCACCAGTCCTCGTTGGACCGGTACCAGGCGATCGTGTCGGCGAGGCCGGACTTGAAGTCCTTGAACTCCGGCTCCCAGCCGAGCTCGAGCAGGGTCGTGTTGTCGATCGCGTACCGCAGATCATGCCCGGGACGGTCGTTGACGTGGACGAAGTCGTCCCTGTCGTAGCCGAACTCCTCGAGGATCATCTGGACGACCTCGAGGTTGTTCTTCTCGCCGTCGGCGCCGATGAGGTACGTCTCGCCGATCGTGCCGCGCTCGATGATCGCCCACACCGCCGTATTGTGATCGCGGACGTGGATCCAGTCGCGGACGTTGAGGCCGGCCCCGTAGAGTCGGGGCTTGACGCCGTCGATGAGGTTCGTCACCGTCCGGGGGATGAACTTCTCGATGTGCTGGTACGGGCCGTAGTTGTTCGAGCAGTTCGATAGTGTCGCCTCAACGCCGAATGACCGCACCCAGGCCCGGACCAGGTGATCGGAGGCAGCCTTGGAGGACGAGTACGGGGAGGACGGCATGTACGGGGTGCTCGGCGTGAACTTCGCCGGATCGTCGAGTTCGAGGTCGCCGTACACCTCGTCGGTGGAGATGTGGTGGAACCGGACGCCGTGGCGGCGGACCGCCTCGAGCAGCG
This is a stretch of genomic DNA from Flaviflexus salsibiostraticola. It encodes these proteins:
- a CDS encoding glycosyltransferase family 2 protein — protein: MTGPEIHVVTVAYNPGEELERMLASLDGACPGLRYTVDIVDNGTETAIVNRVAADWGARVLRPGENLGYGTAADLALLDSGADWFLLVNPDTIFTPGAITELVEAAGRWPEGGVFGPRLANMDGSIYPSARELPSVSTGIGHALFTTFWKSNPWTAKYHGLTDREHTCGWLSGACLLMRPEAFREVGGFDPGYFMFFEDVDLGRRMAEAGWQSVYIPTATVIHDQGMSWRDRPAAMIRAHHESAMRYISHAYPGTMIAPLRGAIITGLKLRSRWMTR
- the rfbB gene encoding dTDP-glucose 4,6-dehydratase — protein: MKILVTGGAGFIGANFVRTTVEEKPDVEVVVLDKLTYAGNAASLAGLDRVTLIEGDIADADTVDPLVRDTDLVVHFAAESHNDNSLNDPSPFITTNIVGTFTLLEAVRRHGVRFHHISTDEVYGDLELDDPAKFTPSTPYMPSSPYSSSKAASDHLVRAWVRSFGVEATLSNCSNNYGPYQHIEKFIPRTVTNLIDGVKPRLYGAGLNVRDWIHVRDHNTAVWAIIERGTIGETYLIGADGEKNNLEVVQMILEEFGYDRDDFVHVNDRPGHDLRYAIDNTTLLELGWEPEFKDFKSGLADTIAWYRSNEDWWRPQKAEVEAKYAKTGQ